Below is a window of Streptomyces sp. NBC_00223 DNA.
CACACCGACAGCAGGACCGCGCCGAACAGCAGCGTCGGCCGCATCAGGGGCACGGTGATCCGGGTGAAGCGTCTGACCGGCCCGGCGCCGTCGATGAGCGCGGCCTCGGTGACCTCGGCCGGGATGGTCTGGAGGCCGGCGAGGAAGATCACCATGAGCGTGCCCATGTTGCGCCACACACCCATCGCGATCATCGCGGGCATCGCCCAGGTCGTGCTGTTGAGCCAGTCGGGCCCGGAGACGCCGAGCAGGCCGAGCACCGCGTTGACCGGGCCGTCCGGCTGGAGGAGGAACCGCCAGACCACGGCCACGGCGACGACACTCGTCACGACGGGCGTGTAGAAGCCCACCCGGAAGGCGACCCGGAACCGGGTGATCCCGCTGTTGAGCGCCACGGCCAGGACGAGCGCGACGCCCATCGTCACGGGGATGCCGACGACGACGAAGTAGCCGGTGTTGCGCAGCGCGTGGAGGAACTGCGCGCTCCGGAACAGCTTGGTGTACTGGTCGAACCCGATGAAGTCGACCGCGAGCGGGTGCTGTGTGTCCGCGCTGGTGAAGTCGCTGAACGACATCGCGAAGGAGGACACCAGCGGGATCAGCGTGAAGGTGGCGAACAGCACGACGAAGGGCAGCGCGAAGGACCAGGCGATGACGGTCTGACGGCGCCGCCTGCCGCGCGGGCCGTGGCCTCGTGCCCGCGAGGCCGCCCGCGCGCCTCGGCCGGTGAAGGCGGTACGGCGGCCCGCGGGCGCGGTACGGCGTGCGGTACGCCCGGCGCCGGTCCCTTCTGACACGACCGTCACCGCGTCAGCCCCCGGTGCCGATCTCGTCGGCCGCGGACTGGGCGTCCTTCATGGCCTTGGCGGGGTCCTTGCCGTTCTTGACCATCTGTTCGAGCTGTTGGCCGACCACGTCGGAGATCTGGAGCCATGTGGCGTTGGCGGGCGGCGCGTTGGTGTCCTTGAGCTGTTCGCCGAAGACGGACAGCCGCTTGTCGTCGGCGAGTTCGGGCTGCTGCCAGGCGCTCCGCACGGCGGGCAGGGCGCCGTCGATCCGGTACCACCGCGCCTGGACGTCGGGCCGGGAGAGCCACTGGACGAGCTTCCAGGCGGCCGCGCTGTTCCTGGTCCGCTTGAACACGACCAGGTCCGAGCCGCCCGCGAAGGACGTCGCCGACTTCTGCTTGGGGAAGGGGGCGAGCGCGTACATGTCCTTGAACTGCGGCCCGCCGGCCTGGTCGAGCAGTTCCGACTCACCGGCCCCGGCCACCAGGACGCCCAACTGCCCGTTGACGAAGGCGGATTCGGCGGCGCCCGCGCCACTGGACGGCTTACGGTCGGCGATCCCCTCGGTGTAGAAGCTCTGGTAGTAGCGGTAGGCCGCGATGGTCTCGGGGGTGTCGAAGGTCCACTTCGAGCCGTCCGCGCTGATGATCTGCGCGCCGTTGGACCAGGGGAAGGCGAAGGAGTTCTGCAGATCCTGGTCGGGGGTGGTCGCCATCCGGATGCCCCACTTGGCCCCGCCCGCGGTCTGGGTCCCCCTGGCCAGCTTCTTGAGGTCGTCCCAGGTCTTCGGCGGCCCGTCGAAGCCCGCCTTCTCGGCGAGGTCCGTGCGGTAGAAGAGCACGCGGGTGTCGACGGCCCACGGCACGCCCACGGTCCGGCCGTCCACCCGGGCCGACGCGAGCGGGCCGGAGAAGTACACGCTCGTGTCCGTGCCGTCGGGCACGGGCTCGAATCCGTCGGTGATCCCGCCCATCAAGGTGGTGCCGACCTGGGCGATGTCGGGGGTGACTCCGCCGGCCTCCGCCGTACGGAACTTGCTCGCCGCGTCCTGCCACGGGATCGAGGTGACGTCGACCGAGTAGCCGGGGTTCTCGTCCTCGAACTGCTTGAGCAGCTTGGGCAGGTTGTCGCCGTCGCCGCCCATCGCCCACATGGTGAGCCTGGCCTTCGCCGGGGCGGGGGCGCTCGGTCCTGAACGCCGCGGCGTCGGGGTGCCGTCGCTGTCGTCGCCCGGCCGGCCGCAGGCGGCGAGCAGTGTGAGGGAGAGCAGACCGACGACGATTCTCACCTTCGCGTGTCTCACGGGGAGTCCTTCGCTCGTGGGCGACCGGCCCCGCGCGGGCATGCGTCACGGGCCGCCAAGAGTTACGAAGAGGGATTTATTAAAGGGCTTGCGATACCGTAGCGACGGGTGGGACGAACGTCAACGGTGCGCGGTCCGGCGCGGGGCGGGCGCACGTACAACCGGCCAACCGGCCTTCGTAGGACAGGAGTTGACGGGCTGGCGGATGCTAGCGGGCGTCGGCGGCGGGTACGGCCGGCGGCTCGACGGCGGGTACGGCCGTGGGCCCGGACGTCGGCTCGGCAGCGGGTACGGCCGTGGGCCCGGTGGCGGGTACGGGCGCGGCCGGCCAGCGGTCGCTGTGCGTCGCGCCGAACAGCCGCCCCTCGACCTCGTTCAGCGCCCGGCGCACCCCGCCCAGTACGGTCGCCCGCCCGCCGAGGGCCGAGAGCACCAGCCGCGGCGGCGGCCCGGCGAGCCGGCTGCGGTAGAGGTCGAACGTACGGGCCTCGATCGTCGGCATCAGCCGCCGCGCCGCGTCCGCCGGCAGGCCGTAGACGACCACGAGTTCGGGGTCCAGGAGCGTGGCCAGCATCGCCACCGGCCGCGCCACGATCGCGCCGATCCGGTCCACGATCCGCCGGGCGACCGGATCGCCGTGGTCGTACGCCGTGAACACCATGTCGGCCGTCACCCGGTCCGGGTCGCCGCCCGCGAGGCCGACGAGCCGGCCCTCCTCCCCGGCGGAGGGCTTCGGACCTGCGGCGTCCCGCGCCCGCAGCACCGCCTCCGCGCCGAGCCTGACCAGCTTGCCGGGGACGCCGCCCGCCGGGCCCATGCCGGACAGCAGGTCGACCGCCGTCATCTCCCCGGCCAGGCCGCTGCTCCCCCGCACCAGGCGGCCGTTGACGATCAGCCCGGCGCCGAACCCGTACTCGCAGACGTCGAGCAGCACGACATCGGCCAGCCCCTGGGCGGCGCCCTGCCAGTGCTCGCCGATCATCGCCAGGTTGGCGTCGTTCTCGGCGACCACCGGCCACGGGAGGGTGTCGGCCAGTTCGGTGATCACGTCCCGGGTGCCCGCCCGGTACTGCGCCGCGGTCGCGCGGGCGTATCCCTGGGACTGCACGGGGGCGGGGATGCTCACGCAGACCTGCCAGACCGCGGCCGGTTCGATCCCGGCGAGCGCGATGACGTCCCGCGCGAGGGCCGGCCCGTGCTCGGTCGCCTGCGCGCGCAGGGTCGGGTCGGGGGTGACCCGCCGGGAGAGTTCGCCGCAGACCCGGCCGGTCAGATCGGCGACTGCGGCCGTGACCTGACTCTCCCGGATCTCCAGCGAGACCACGAACCCGGCCCGGGGGTCGGTCCGGTAGCGGCGGGCGGGGCGGCCGGGCTGGGCGTCCTGCGCCGGATCGCTGGGCAGTTCGACGGCCAGGCCCTGGGCGATCAGCCAGTCGCAGGTGGTGTGGACGGTCGGCCGCGACAGTCCGGTCGCCGTCATCAGATCGGTGGCCGTACTGGACTCGCGCGCCCGCATGGCCTCGTAGACCACGGCGGCGTTCATCCAGCGGATCTGGGCCGCGGAGGGGCTGCTTGTGCGCCTGGACACCTGTGCCCCTCCTTCTCGTCCTTCTCGTCCTTCTCGGTCCTTCTTCCGGCGTACCCGCGGTGGCGTGGCCGGGCGGGCGCACGCGTCGGAGGTACCCAAGGGTACGCAGGGTGAACGGGGTGCCCGGCACCGGATCGTACCGGCGGCGGTCCCGCCCGGGGCTCCCGGCGTGGACGGGCGGGGAGTCGCGGCGACAGCTAGCCTGGCCGTCGTACGGCGGGCCCCTGCCCCCGCGTCAGGAGGTCACCCATGCGCTCCCCCCGGCGGCTCGCGGTCCCGCTCTGC
It encodes the following:
- a CDS encoding ROK family protein, coding for MSRRTSSPSAAQIRWMNAAVVYEAMRARESSTATDLMTATGLSRPTVHTTCDWLIAQGLAVELPSDPAQDAQPGRPARRYRTDPRAGFVVSLEIRESQVTAAVADLTGRVCGELSRRVTPDPTLRAQATEHGPALARDVIALAGIEPAAVWQVCVSIPAPVQSQGYARATAAQYRAGTRDVITELADTLPWPVVAENDANLAMIGEHWQGAAQGLADVVLLDVCEYGFGAGLIVNGRLVRGSSGLAGEMTAVDLLSGMGPAGGVPGKLVRLGAEAVLRARDAAGPKPSAGEEGRLVGLAGGDPDRVTADMVFTAYDHGDPVARRIVDRIGAIVARPVAMLATLLDPELVVVYGLPADAARRLMPTIEARTFDLYRSRLAGPPPRLVLSALGGRATVLGGVRRALNEVEGRLFGATHSDRWPAAPVPATGPTAVPAAEPTSGPTAVPAVEPPAVPAADAR
- a CDS encoding extracellular solute-binding protein; amino-acid sequence: MRHAKVRIVVGLLSLTLLAACGRPGDDSDGTPTPRRSGPSAPAPAKARLTMWAMGGDGDNLPKLLKQFEDENPGYSVDVTSIPWQDAASKFRTAEAGGVTPDIAQVGTTLMGGITDGFEPVPDGTDTSVYFSGPLASARVDGRTVGVPWAVDTRVLFYRTDLAEKAGFDGPPKTWDDLKKLARGTQTAGGAKWGIRMATTPDQDLQNSFAFPWSNGAQIISADGSKWTFDTPETIAAYRYYQSFYTEGIADRKPSSGAGAAESAFVNGQLGVLVAGAGESELLDQAGGPQFKDMYALAPFPKQKSATSFAGGSDLVVFKRTRNSAAAWKLVQWLSRPDVQARWYRIDGALPAVRSAWQQPELADDKRLSVFGEQLKDTNAPPANATWLQISDVVGQQLEQMVKNGKDPAKAMKDAQSAADEIGTGG
- a CDS encoding carbohydrate ABC transporter permease; the protein is MTVVSEGTGAGRTARRTAPAGRRTAFTGRGARAASRARGHGPRGRRRRQTVIAWSFALPFVVLFATFTLIPLVSSFAMSFSDFTSADTQHPLAVDFIGFDQYTKLFRSAQFLHALRNTGYFVVVGIPVTMGVALVLAVALNSGITRFRVAFRVGFYTPVVTSVVAVAVVWRFLLQPDGPVNAVLGLLGVSGPDWLNSTTWAMPAMIAMGVWRNMGTLMVIFLAGLQTIPAEVTEAALIDGAGPVRRFTRITVPLMRPTLLFGAVLLSVWYLQFFEEPFVMTQGGPLDATLSVGYFAFKQFGFGNYAYASAASYVLFVAIALLSSVMFRALRARD